In Castanea sativa cultivar Marrone di Chiusa Pesio chromosome 6, ASM4071231v1, a single window of DNA contains:
- the LOC142637921 gene encoding uncharacterized protein LOC142637921, translating to MEETNVSIKLLIDTKSHRVLFAEAGKDFIDFLFHILSLPVGTFIPLLKKQGMVGSLGSVYESIESLSTTYLQPNVNKETLLKPKVQISSGGTEVPLLLPNVESSSSSTSMKFYRCQRNYFSSSSSCLDYVTNYNNAICPSCRNVMTREIRFVDPPPSAMNTGSSSSEGGYVKGVVTYMVMDNLEVKPMSTISSITLLSKFDVKEIGALEEKVVELGMDEGVKLLKASLQSKRVLTDVFLPTLKVETEVQ from the exons ATGGAAGAAACCAATGTGAGTATAAAACTTCTTATAGACACAAAAAGCCATAGAGTGCTTTTTGCTGAAGCAGGCAAGGATTTCATCGACTTCCTCTTTCACATTCTATCCCTGCCGGTTGGAACTTTCATTCCGCTTCTCAAAAAGCAAGGAATGGTGGGCAGCTTGGGGAGCGTTTACGAGAGCATTGAAAGTTTAAGTACTACATACCTTCAACCAAACGTGAACAAAGAGACTCTCCTGAAGCCCAAAGTACAAATCTCTAGTGGTGGTACTGAAGTCCCTCTCTTATTGCCAAACGTtgaatcatcatcatcatctacatCCATGAAATTTTATAGATGCCAAAGAAACTActtcagcagcagcagcagctgtTTAGATTATGTGACTAATTATAACAATGCAATCTGCCCTTCGTGCCGGAATGTTATGACCCGCGAGATTCGTTTCGTAGACCCACCACCAAGCGCAATGAATACGGGATCTTCGTCCAGTGAAGGAGGGTACGTGAAAGGAGTGGTTACATACATGGTGATGGATAATCTAGAGGTAAAACCCATGTCAACGATCTCTAGTATCACTCTGCTTTCCAAGTTTGATGTCAAGGAAATAGGGGCTCTTGAGGAGAAAGTGGTCGAACTGGGCATGGATGAG GGAGTGAAATTACTCAAGGCTTCTCTGCAATCAAAGAGAGTTTTGACTGATGTCTTCCTGCCAacgttgaaagttgaaacagaAGTCCAGTAA